The nucleotide sequence GTGCATACGATTGCATTTGCCCGGATAGTCTACAACACGATGTGCCGCTTCAAAATCAACTTTTACCAACAATTCATACATGTTTTTCACCTCTGAATAATATTTGTTTGAAGAAGAAAAAGGTGAGACAGGCTCACCTTTTATTTCGAATTTACATTCTCTTTTCCGATCGCCTTGATCTCATTGTAGCTCATACCGCGTGTATGCTTCGTATGGCTCCATTCCTTATTGTGACGGCGAATGAATCCCATAGCCGTGATCGGGATCCAGCTGTAAATGAACAGCGGATAGAAGAGCCAGTAATACCATACTTTCCAATTGACACGAATCTTAAGCAAAATAAGCATTGGCAAAACATACTGTACGATCGTAATGACTGACCATAATTCGGCAGGCAATACGGTGTTCAATATATATGTAAAGAACGGATACGCATTATATATCCATGTAGAAATAACGAAGAACGTCGACATCAACAAGAAATGCGGCTGTGACAGATGAACGATACCGTCCAAGATACGAATATCACGCTGACGGATACCTTCTTTGATAAGTTTCGGAATATAACGTCTTGCAACATCAAAATGTCCCTGTGCCCAACGTTGTCTTTGATCCCACGACTGCTTAAAAGTGAGCGGTTTTTCATCATAGACGATCGCATCATGTGCCCACGTCGTACGAGTACCCGTCATCAACACTTTCATCGTGAACTCCATATCTTCCGTCAAGCAATGCGCGCCCCAACCGAATTTTTCGAGAATATCGGTCGAAATACACATACCCGTACCGCCAAGCACG is from Selenomonadales bacterium and encodes:
- a CDS encoding glycosyltransferase family 2 protein; its protein translation is MNHFFDIIMIPIQFIIVFYTLYYFTIGFFGIWHSKEKKILTPRKTFAIIVAAHNEREVIGQLVENLGVLRYPREMYDIFVIADNCTDDTAKVAAEAGAIVHERTNPTERGKGYAMEWMFDRLFKMERKYDGVVIFDADNLVHPNFLLEMNSKLCKGEKVIQGYLDAKNPTDTWVAGTFAIMFWVTNHIWHLAKSNIGLSSVLGGTGMCISTDILEKFGWGAHCLTEDMEFTMKVLMTGTRTTWAHDAIVYDEKPLTFKQSWDQRQRWAQGHFDVARRYIPKLIKEGIRQRDIRILDGIVHLSQPHFLLMSTFFVISTWIYNAYPFFTYILNTVLPAELWSVITIVQYVLPMLILLKIRVNWKVWYYWLFYPLFIYSWIPITAMGFIRRHNKEWSHTKHTRGMSYNEIKAIGKENVNSK